In a genomic window of Onychostoma macrolepis isolate SWU-2019 chromosome 08, ASM1243209v1, whole genome shotgun sequence:
- the fbxo4 gene encoding F-box only protein 4 isoform X1 codes for MLSRSIVVQSLRSIRDRFFDTRRQRNEQSDGQGPANDVTGPSLDNLPVDMQFLIMTFLSPQDLCRLGGTSTYWRSMVRDPVLWKYFLLRDMPLWQSVDHLSVPQVKLSGSAVLDDSEMQLDYMAEYLRVCPACRNQWRHQPRVFESVTSFFQSLVPVSEPQFAMFGPGLEQLEISLMNTIMRSPHVLPVAGLPQRQIDGIGSGISFKYKDQHRFNIATLYSTNRSERERARLEHLNLRSKLFIYEEDSESNIPLSINPMFNQVCQAVNGFIFVVNAETERGTDRGWEEESAQIRVILDPAVGAVSRPILVLSCVSRETADRRRIPCVTVAHQLQLSSLTNPWMVQDTAAETLTGLLDGIDWLLRHSGVKL; via the exons ATGCTGAGCCGATCTATAGTCGTGCAAAGTCTCAGGAGTATTAGAGACAGGTTTTTTGATACAAGACGACAACGAAATGAGCAAAGTGATGGCCAGGGGCCTGCTAATGACGTCACGGGCCCCTCTCTGGATAACCTACCG GTTGACATGCAGTTTCTCATTATGACCTTCCTGTCTCCACAAGACCTCTGCAGACTGGGAGGCACCAGTACATACTGGCGGTCAATGGTTCGAGACCCTGTCCTGTGGAAGTACTTCCTGTTGCGTGATATGCCACTCTGGCAGTCAGTTGACCATTTATCAGTGCCTCAAGTCAAGCTCAGTGGCTCAGCTGTGCTGGATGACTCTGAGATGCAGCTTGATTATATGGCAGA GTATCTACGTGTTTGTCCGGCCTGTCGAAACCAATGGCGACACCAACCCAGAGTGTTTGAATCTGTGACGTCCTTCTTCCAGTCCCTTGTACCGGTTTCAGAGCCACAGTTTGCCATGTTCGGCCCGGGGCTTGAGCAGTTGGAGATTTCCCTCATGAATACGATCATGCGTTCCCCTCATGTACTGCCTGTAGCAGGACTACCTCAGCGTCAGATTGATG gCATTGGATCTGGAATCAGTTTTAAGTACAAAGATCAGCACAGATTCAATATTGCAACTTTATATTCGACTAACAG GtcagagcgagagagagcacGTCTGGAGCACCTCAATCTGCGCAGTAAACTCTTCATCTATGAGGAGGATAGTGAGTCCAACATACCCTTAAGCATCAACCCCATGTTCAATCAAGTATGTCAAGCTGTGAATGGATTCATCTTTGTGGTCAATGCTGAGACAGAAAGAG GAACAGACCGAGGGTGGGAGGAGGAAAGTGCCCAGATCAGGGTTATTTTAGACCCTGCGGTGGGTGCTGTGTCTCGCCCTATCCTGGTGCTCTCCTGTGTGTCTAGAGAGACAGCAGACAGACGCAGGATACCTTGTGTGACTGTTGCCCATCAGCTACAGCTCAGCTCACTGACCAACCCTTGGATG GTTCAGGACACTGCTGCGGAAACACTGACAGGACTGCTGGATGGCATTGATTGGCTGCTGAGGCACTCTGGAGTCAAACTATAA
- the fbxo4 gene encoding F-box only protein 4 isoform X2, whose protein sequence is MLSRSIVVQSLRSIRDRFFDTRRQRNEQSDGQGPANDVTGPSLDNLPVDMQFLIMTFLSPQDLCRLGGTSTYWRSMVRDPVLWKYFLLRDMPLWQSVDHLSVPQVKLSGSAVLDDSEMQLDYMAEYLRVCPACRNQWRHQPRVFESVTSFFQSLVPVSEPQFAMFGPGLEQLEISLMNTIMRSPHVLPVAGLPQRQIDGIGSGISFKYKDQHRFNIATLYSTNRSERERARLEHLNLRSKLFIYEEDSESNIPLSINPMFNQVCQAVNGFIFVVNAETERDRGWEEESAQIRVILDPAVGAVSRPILVLSCVSRETADRRRIPCVTVAHQLQLSSLTNPWMVQDTAAETLTGLLDGIDWLLRHSGVKL, encoded by the exons ATGCTGAGCCGATCTATAGTCGTGCAAAGTCTCAGGAGTATTAGAGACAGGTTTTTTGATACAAGACGACAACGAAATGAGCAAAGTGATGGCCAGGGGCCTGCTAATGACGTCACGGGCCCCTCTCTGGATAACCTACCG GTTGACATGCAGTTTCTCATTATGACCTTCCTGTCTCCACAAGACCTCTGCAGACTGGGAGGCACCAGTACATACTGGCGGTCAATGGTTCGAGACCCTGTCCTGTGGAAGTACTTCCTGTTGCGTGATATGCCACTCTGGCAGTCAGTTGACCATTTATCAGTGCCTCAAGTCAAGCTCAGTGGCTCAGCTGTGCTGGATGACTCTGAGATGCAGCTTGATTATATGGCAGA GTATCTACGTGTTTGTCCGGCCTGTCGAAACCAATGGCGACACCAACCCAGAGTGTTTGAATCTGTGACGTCCTTCTTCCAGTCCCTTGTACCGGTTTCAGAGCCACAGTTTGCCATGTTCGGCCCGGGGCTTGAGCAGTTGGAGATTTCCCTCATGAATACGATCATGCGTTCCCCTCATGTACTGCCTGTAGCAGGACTACCTCAGCGTCAGATTGATG gCATTGGATCTGGAATCAGTTTTAAGTACAAAGATCAGCACAGATTCAATATTGCAACTTTATATTCGACTAACAG GtcagagcgagagagagcacGTCTGGAGCACCTCAATCTGCGCAGTAAACTCTTCATCTATGAGGAGGATAGTGAGTCCAACATACCCTTAAGCATCAACCCCATGTTCAATCAAGTATGTCAAGCTGTGAATGGATTCATCTTTGTGGTCAATGCTGAGACAGAAAGAG ACCGAGGGTGGGAGGAGGAAAGTGCCCAGATCAGGGTTATTTTAGACCCTGCGGTGGGTGCTGTGTCTCGCCCTATCCTGGTGCTCTCCTGTGTGTCTAGAGAGACAGCAGACAGACGCAGGATACCTTGTGTGACTGTTGCCCATCAGCTACAGCTCAGCTCACTGACCAACCCTTGGATG GTTCAGGACACTGCTGCGGAAACACTGACAGGACTGCTGGATGGCATTGATTGGCTGCTGAGGCACTCTGGAGTCAAACTATAA
- the LOC131546094 gene encoding uncharacterized protein LOC131546094, producing the protein MPSMLTPSSVISNYPDLPTYLDFPPTLPLLPPPIIPATSAPPPLHPGSPSAHPQPTICAVRSPRVCLSPSASWLGDPSSSPPASESWTPPRLLAPSSPPSPIGPPAPSGSFVPPAPPWSVVIPPSPQDSTPPAVPRCSAPPAPRSGSAAYLRTSASVARALGSTLALWILGFARTHLRSGSGSSSTCCAAVGFCTDQLRINGGNSQRSLA; encoded by the exons ATGCCTTCCATGCTCACGCCTTCATCTGTAATCTCTAACTATCCTGATTTGCCTACCTACCTGGATTTCCCACCCACCCTCCCTCTCCTGCCTCCTCCTATCATCCCGGCTACTTCAGCCCCGCCACCGCTGCATCCTGGCAGTccctctgctcaccctcagcccaccatctgtgCGGTGAGATCGCCGCGGGTCTGCCTGTCTCCATCGGCATCGTGGCTGGGGGATCCCTCGTCTTCGCCTCCAGCCTCTGAGTCCTGgactccacctcggctcctagctccctcatcTCCACCGTCGCCCATCGGCCCACCAGCTCCATCGGGCTCcttcgtccctccggctccgccttggtctgTCGTCAtcccgccatcgcctcaggactccactcctccggcTGTGCCTCGTTGCTCCGCCCCACCGGCTCC tcgctccggctccgcCGCGTACCTCCGGACCTCcgcctcggtcgccagagccctcggctccaccttggccctcTGGATCCTCGGCTTCGCCCGGACTCATCTGCGCTCCGGCTCGGGCTCCTCCTCCACCTGCTGTGCCGCTGTCG GGTTTTGCACAGACCAGCTAAGAATTAATGGCGGTAACAGCCAACGCAGTTTGGCGTGA